GCGCCGCACTTACCAAAGGGTTGCGCGCGTTCGGCGAGCTGATCGGGCAGAAGAAGGCGGCGCAAATCACCGCGGAGGATGTGTTCAACGGCGGCGAGATGATGCTGTCGGTCTTCATCCGCGATCCGCAGTTCCAGAGCCAGACCAAGGACCGACTTTCGAGCCCGGAGGCTGCGCGCTTAACCGAAAACGCAGTGCGCGATCATTTCGATCATTTTCTGTCGGACAATATGGATCGCGGCCGCGCCTTGCTCGGCCTTGTCCTCGACAGGATGGACGAACGGCTGAAACGCAAGGCCGAGCGCGAGGTCAAGCGCAAGACGGCGACGAGCGGACGCAAGCTGCGCCTGCCGGGCAAGCTCACCGATTGTGCGAACGACGGCCCCGAAGGTACCGAATTGTTTATCGTCGAAGGCGACAGCGCCGGTGGCAGCGCCAAGCAGGCGCGCGATCGCAAGACGCAGGCTATCCTGCCGATTCGCGGCAAGATTTTGAACGTCGCGAGCGCCAGCGCTGACAAGATCCGCGCCAATCAGGAAATCGCCGATCTCGCGCTCGCGCTCGGCTGCGGGATGCGCAAGGATTGCGACGCTGACCGGCTACGCTACGAGAAGATCGTGATCATGACGGACGCCGACGTCGACGGCGCGCATATCGCGACGCTGTTGATGACTTTTTTCTTTCAGGAGATGCCCGATATCGTCCGGAACGGGCATGTGTATCTGGCCCAGCCGCCGCTTTATCGCCTGACTGCCGGAAATCTGTCCGCCTATGCCCGCGACGACGCGCATCGCGCCGAGCTTGAGTCCACGATGTTCAAGGGCAAGAAGGTCGAAGTCGGACGTTTCAAGGGGCTGGGCGAAATGAACCCGAACCAGCTCAAGGAAACGACGATGGATCCGGCAACGCGCTCGATGTTGCGCGTTACGCTGCCGCAGGAATATGAAGAGCGGCATCAGGTCAAAGATCTGGTGGACCGGTTGATGGGGAAGCATCCCGAGCACCGCTTCCAGTTCATTCAGGCCAATGCCGCGAGCCTCGATGAGGCTGCGATCGACGCTTGAGGAGGCTTTCATGGCGAGATTCTGCATGGGAGCGATAGCAGCGGCGATGCTGGCCGCGCTTCTGCCGCAATCTGCCGTCGCCCAGGAGATCGAGGGATCGACCTCGGTAGCGCAAACGGCTTTCGATCGCCGCGCCGTGCAACTCGTCGACCTGTTCGCGGGCAGGATTGCCTATTCCGACTATTTCGACCCGCATTTCCAGACCGCGGTTCCTGAGGCGCAGTTCGGTGCCTTCAGCGCGGGCCTTGTCGCGCAATATGGCAAACCGGTCGGTATCGACAGCGTGACGCCCACCGGCGATCGTTCGGGAGCCGTCCTGTTGCGCTTTGAAAGGGGCGTTGCGACCGTCCTGCTCGATGTCGGCGTCGCGGCCGACGAACGCGTGACCGGGCTGCGCGTGACGGGCGTGACGGTCGCGAACGACAGCTTCGAAAAAGTCGCGGCCGAGATCTCCAAATTGCCCGGACAGACGGGTTTCCTCGTTGCCGAGCTTGACGTCACGGCCATCCGGCCCCTCGCCTCCGCCAACGTCGACCAGCAATTCGCGACGGGCTCGACCTTCAAACTCTATATTCTCGACGAACTCGCGGCGCAGGTCGCGGCAGGCAAGCGCCGCTGGTCCGATGTCGTGCCGCTGTCGCATTTCAGCTTTTCTTCCGCCGGCACCGCGAACTGGCCCGCGAATACACCCGTGACGCTCCAGACACTCGCCAACTGGATGATCTCGGTCAGCGACAATGGCGCGACCGACACGCTGATCCACCTGCTGGGACGCAAACCGATCGAGGCGCGGATGAAGAGCGCCGGTCACAGCGATCCGTCGCGCAACATCCCGCTGCTCACAACCGTCGAGGCGTTCGCGATGAAAGGAAGTAATTTCAATGATATGCGCGCGCTTTTTATCAAGGGTGATGATGATGCGCAGCGCAAGCTGATCGAGAGCAACCGCGACCGGCTGACGCTCGCCAACGTTGATGGGGTGAGTTTCACGGCGGGCCCGCGCTTTATCGACAGCCTCGAATGGTTCGCGAGTCCGAACGATATCGCCCGGCTGATGGTCGATCTGCGCGCACGCCAGTCGAAGACCTTGCTCGAAGCGATGGCGATCAACAATGGCGTCGGCCCCGTGGCCGCCAGCGACTGGACATATCTGGGCTATAAGGGCGGGTCGGAGAATGGCGTCCTGTCGATGAGCCTTCTCGGGCAGCGCAAGACGGACGGCAAATGGCTCGTCGTCACGGCAAGCTGGAACAATGATGCAGCCAATGTCGACACCGGACCACTGATCGGGTTGGTCACGCGCCTTCTCGCGCTCGCAGCGCATGAGCGGAATGCAACGCCAGCGTCAGGCAAGCCGCTAGCAACACAGCGTCCTTGAACAGGAACTGGGCCGTCGATCCCATGAAGGGAAATCCATATCCCTCCTTCCATAATTGCGCGCCGAAGCTGAAGCTGAGCGTTATGAGAAACGTGCAAATCCCCATCAGGCCGCCAATCAGCCCCGCTCGATGCGACCATGCGCCAAGCGCGACGAAGGCGCCGGTCAGCAGCTCGATCGTCCCGATGACGTTGCTTGTCCCCTGGACGCCTATCAAGGGATACATCCACGCAAACAGCGGATAGTGCATTGCGGTCCGCGCAACACCCTCGGCTTCATAGAGCGCGAATTTCGCCACGCCGAAGAAGCCGAATATGAATACGATCGACCATCGCAATGCAGCAATTGCCACGAGATGCGACGGCAGCCTGTTCGGAATCTTGATCATGACACCCCCGATGAATGGTTTCGGGGTTATTCGGGCGTCGGTACTGCCCGGTTACATCAGGCGGTCAGCGCGGCGACCAACGCCTTAACCTTTGCCTGACGCCATTGCGGCGTCGGCGCGACGAGCCAATAGCCGCGCTTCACGGCAACGCTGTCGCCGATCTGCCGCACCCGGCCCGCCGCGATGTCGGCCTCCGCGAGCATCGCCGGCACATTGGCCTGCCCCAGACCGTTCGCCGCCGCATCGATCGCCAGCCCGGCATCGCCAAGGCGCAGCGCCGGTTCGCCGTCGCTTGCGGGGCAGCCCGGCCACGCAATGCGCGTATCGCTGTTGCTGCCGGGCCCGGCGACGGTAACCATCAATGCGTCGGCGAGCGCCACGCCCTCATGCTCGCCTGCACCGTCGGTCCAGAAGATCGCTATATCGAGATTGGCTTCGGTAAAATCGATCCCCGTATCGGCCGACACGAGCGTGAAGCGTACATCGGGTGCCTGCTGGCTGTAACGCGCGAGTCGCGGCGCCAACCATTTGGCGGTCAGGTCACGCGGCGCCGCTATCGTCAACGATTGCGACGATTGCCCCGCCTGCATGGCACGAACCGATTCCTCGAATTGCAGAAAGCCCTGCCGCAGCGCGTCCAGCCCCGCGTCGGCTTCGCCGGTGAGTTCGAGCCCCTTGGGCGTACGGCGGAACAGCACGACGCCGAGCATATCCTCGAGCGCCCGGATCTGCTGCCCGACCGCGGCGGGGGTCACCGCGAGTTCGTCTGCAGCGCGCGTGAAGCTTAAATGCCGTGCAGCGGCGTCGAAGACGCGTAGCGCGTTCAGCGGCAGGTGCGTGCGCTTCATGGCGCGGTCGCAGGCGCCACGAGCGGGAAATGCGGAATCGCGACGAGCAATTGCGATCCGTCACCCAATTCCATCGCATAGCTGCCGACCATCGACCCTTCGGGGGTCGGAAGCGGGCAGCCCGAGACATAGTCGTACGCTCCGCCGGGAAGGATCAGCGGCTGTTCGCCGACGACGCCCTCACCCTCGACTTCACTGATCTGGCCGCGACCGTCGCTGATCCGCCAATGGCGGCTGATCAGTTGCACCGCACCCTCGCCATGATTTTCGACGCGAACATGATAGGCCCAGAACCAGCGGCCGAGCGCCGGATGCGACTGTTCGGGCAGATAGCTGACCGCCACGCGCACGGTGATCGAACCGGTGGTCGCCGCAAAGGGGAAGAAGGAGTCGATCATCGTGCTCATGGCGCCAGCGTCGCTCAAAGCCCGACCTTGGTCAATGCCTGGTCCAGATCGGCGATTACATCGCGCGGATCCTCAAGCCCGATATTGATGCGAAGCATTCCCTCGACGACACCCATATCGGCGCGTGCCTCGGCGCTGACGCCGTAGTGCGTCGTCGACGCGGGGTGACAGCAGAGACTGCGTGAGTCCCCGATGTTGTTCGAAATATCGACGAGTTCGAGCGCGTTGAGCAGGCCCATGGCCTGTTCGCGGCCGCCATCGAGAATGAAGGAAAAGATCGGCCCGCAAGCCTCCATCTGGCTCATAGCCAGATTATGCTGCGGATGGCTCGCAAGCCCGGGGTGGAGCATACGCGCGACGCGGCTCTCGATCGCCTTGCCGACCGCGAGTGCGTTTTCCGACTGGCGGCGCGCGCGCAGATCGAGCGTTTCGAGTCCCTTGAGCACGACCCAGGCGTTGAACGGCGATAGGTTCGGTCCGGTGTTGCGCTGAAACGGCAAAAGCACGTCGTTAATGAACTTCTCCGAACCGCAGACCGCACCCGCGAGCACGCGCCCCTGCCCGTCCATCAGCTTGGTAGCCGAATAGGCCACGACATCGGCGCCGAAGTCCATCGGACGCTGAAGCACCGAGGTTGCAAAGGCGTTATCGACCACGGTCGTGATTCCATGCGCTTTCGCCAGCCCGCAGACATGCTTCATGTCGACGATGTCCATCGTCGGGTTCGCCGGCGTTTCGAAGAAAAAGACCTTGGTATTGGTCTTGATCGCCTTTTCCCAAGCGTCGTTATCGCGGCCGTCGACGACGGTCGTTTCGATCCCGAAGCGCGGGCAGAGATGATCGACGAGCCAGCGGCACGAACCGAATGCGGCCTTCGCCGCGACAATATGGTCGCCCGCCGAAAGCTGGCAAAGCAGGGCGGTCGTCATCGCCGCCATGCCTGTCGCCTGCGCGCGGCACGCCTCGGCGCCTTCCATCAGCGCGATGCGTTCTTCGAGCATGGCGACGGTCGGGTTCTGCAGGCGCG
This DNA window, taken from Sphingopyxis sp. YR583, encodes the following:
- a CDS encoding LysR family transcriptional regulator; the protein is MKRTHLPLNALRVFDAAARHLSFTRAADELAVTPAAVGQQIRALEDMLGVVLFRRTPKGLELTGEADAGLDALRQGFLQFEESVRAMQAGQSSQSLTIAAPRDLTAKWLAPRLARYSQQAPDVRFTLVSADTGIDFTEANLDIAIFWTDGAGEHEGVALADALMVTVAGPGSNSDTRIAWPGCPASDGEPALRLGDAGLAIDAAANGLGQANVPAMLAEADIAAGRVRQIGDSVAVKRGYWLVAPTPQWRQAKVKALVAALTA
- a CDS encoding serine hydrolase, with product MARFCMGAIAAAMLAALLPQSAVAQEIEGSTSVAQTAFDRRAVQLVDLFAGRIAYSDYFDPHFQTAVPEAQFGAFSAGLVAQYGKPVGIDSVTPTGDRSGAVLLRFERGVATVLLDVGVAADERVTGLRVTGVTVANDSFEKVAAEISKLPGQTGFLVAELDVTAIRPLASANVDQQFATGSTFKLYILDELAAQVAAGKRRWSDVVPLSHFSFSSAGTANWPANTPVTLQTLANWMISVSDNGATDTLIHLLGRKPIEARMKSAGHSDPSRNIPLLTTVEAFAMKGSNFNDMRALFIKGDDDAQRKLIESNRDRLTLANVDGVSFTAGPRFIDSLEWFASPNDIARLMVDLRARQSKTLLEAMAINNGVGPVAASDWTYLGYKGGSENGVLSMSLLGQRKTDGKWLVVTASWNNDAANVDTGPLIGLVTRLLALAAHERNATPASGKPLATQRP
- a CDS encoding DUF417 family protein → MIKIPNRLPSHLVAIAALRWSIVFIFGFFGVAKFALYEAEGVARTAMHYPLFAWMYPLIGVQGTSNVIGTIELLTGAFVALGAWSHRAGLIGGLMGICTFLITLSFSFGAQLWKEGYGFPFMGSTAQFLFKDAVLLAACLTLALHSAHALRAREGA
- the apaG gene encoding Co2+/Mg2+ efflux protein ApaG, which gives rise to MIDSFFPFAATTGSITVRVAVSYLPEQSHPALGRWFWAYHVRVENHGEGAVQLISRHWRISDGRGQISEVEGEGVVGEQPLILPGGAYDYVSGCPLPTPEGSMVGSYAMELGDGSQLLVAIPHFPLVAPATAP
- the parE gene encoding DNA topoisomerase IV subunit B, with the protein product MSHDLFDSNQPATDSYNASQIEVLEGLEPVRRRPGMYIGGTDERALHHLAAEVIDNSMDEAVAGHATRIEVTLDVGNRLTVVDNGRGMPVDPHPKFPGKSALEVIMTMLHSGGKFEGKAYATSGGLHGVGVSVVNALSTETEIEVARGKQLYRQRFSRGTPLGGLEELGPTPNRRGTSVSFIPDPEIFGEHGRFKPQRLYRMARSKAYLFAGVEIRWKCAPELIGDDTPAEAVFQFPGGLADHLKEQIGTRECATAEPFVGRQEFPGEQGRAEWAIAWPLWSDGSYSWYCNTIPTPAGGTHEAGLRAALTKGLRAFGELIGQKKAAQITAEDVFNGGEMMLSVFIRDPQFQSQTKDRLSSPEAARLTENAVRDHFDHFLSDNMDRGRALLGLVLDRMDERLKRKAEREVKRKTATSGRKLRLPGKLTDCANDGPEGTELFIVEGDSAGGSAKQARDRKTQAILPIRGKILNVASASADKIRANQEIADLALALGCGMRKDCDADRLRYEKIVIMTDADVDGAHIATLLMTFFFQEMPDIVRNGHVYLAQPPLYRLTAGNLSAYARDDAHRAELESTMFKGKKVEVGRFKGLGEMNPNQLKETTMDPATRSMLRVTLPQEYEERHQVKDLVDRLMGKHPEHRFQFIQANAASLDEAAIDA
- a CDS encoding trans-sulfuration enzyme family protein; the encoded protein is MKKDTGLDRNKTRGWHPATQAVRGGTWRSEHGETSEALFLSSGYTYDSAEEVAARFAGEEQGMTYSRLQNPTVAMLEERIALMEGAEACRAQATGMAAMTTALLCQLSAGDHIVAAKAAFGSCRWLVDHLCPRFGIETTVVDGRDNDAWEKAIKTNTKVFFFETPANPTMDIVDMKHVCGLAKAHGITTVVDNAFATSVLQRPMDFGADVVAYSATKLMDGQGRVLAGAVCGSEKFINDVLLPFQRNTGPNLSPFNAWVVLKGLETLDLRARRQSENALAVGKAIESRVARMLHPGLASHPQHNLAMSQMEACGPIFSFILDGGREQAMGLLNALELVDISNNIGDSRSLCCHPASTTHYGVSAEARADMGVVEGMLRINIGLEDPRDVIADLDQALTKVGL